One genomic region from Natrinema caseinilyticum encodes:
- a CDS encoding alpha/beta fold hydrolase, whose protein sequence is MNARTVLGAALGTVGGAIAGNRLLKRRAGGLENPLPGIERTYRWRGIESTYTVAGDPNDPDMLLLHGIYAGASSNEFALIFERLAEKYRVYAVDLPGFGRSERPPLVYSASLYAEFVRDFAAQNTAEPIVVASSLTGAFAAEAADELDARRLVLICPTDETGDERPWVRTLLRTPIVGTTLYNALASKPAIRHFYDRDGYYDSDRIDSDEVQYAWDSAHQPGARYATASFAAGTLDPDFDLATELAALETPTTLIWGRDAELVPLREGRNVAEAADLDLVVIDYATQLPHAEHPDRFVEYLSAEVPRADVDE, encoded by the coding sequence ATGAACGCCCGAACAGTCCTCGGTGCAGCGCTCGGAACGGTCGGCGGCGCGATCGCCGGCAACCGTCTCCTGAAACGGCGTGCGGGAGGGCTCGAGAATCCGTTGCCCGGCATCGAGCGAACGTATCGCTGGCGCGGCATCGAGTCGACGTACACCGTCGCCGGCGACCCGAACGACCCGGATATGCTCCTGTTGCACGGAATCTACGCCGGGGCCAGCAGCAACGAGTTCGCGCTGATCTTCGAACGACTGGCCGAGAAATACCGCGTCTACGCGGTCGACCTTCCCGGGTTCGGCCGCTCCGAACGCCCGCCGCTCGTTTACTCCGCGTCACTCTACGCCGAATTCGTTCGGGATTTCGCGGCTCAAAACACCGCGGAGCCGATCGTCGTCGCCAGTTCGTTGACCGGTGCGTTCGCCGCAGAGGCCGCCGACGAACTCGACGCGCGGCGACTGGTGTTGATCTGTCCGACCGACGAGACGGGCGACGAGCGACCGTGGGTCCGCACCCTCCTGCGAACGCCGATCGTGGGAACGACGCTGTACAACGCGCTCGCGAGTAAACCGGCGATCCGACACTTCTACGACCGCGACGGCTACTACGACTCCGATCGGATCGATTCGGACGAGGTCCAGTACGCCTGGGACAGCGCTCACCAGCCCGGCGCGCGCTACGCCACCGCCTCGTTCGCCGCCGGCACCCTCGATCCCGACTTCGACCTGGCGACGGAACTGGCCGCCCTCGAGACGCCGACCACCTTGATCTGGGGTCGGGACGCCGAGCTCGTCCCGCTCCGGGAGGGTCGGAACGTGGCCGAAGCGGCCGACCTCGATCTCGTCGTCATCGACTACGCTACGCAGCTTCCACACGCCGAACATCCGGACCGGTTCGTCGAGTACCTGAGCGCGGAGGTGCCGCGCGCGGACGTCGACGAGTAG
- a CDS encoding DUF502 domain-containing protein, producing the protein MKLTEAIKSSFVAGLILVAPLAVTLYVLRFLVNWSLQFVTPVARAAGLARYTGNVEVAAQFLAVVLIVTGIVILGFLTRQSVGRHLFGNIGRLINVVPLVSTIYSSVRQVADSLVERKTGYESVVLVEYPREGVYMIGLVTGASPAPVEEVAGRDVYNVFLPNSPNPTAGRLVLLPEDQVHEIDMSVRRGMRLVVTTGMGDESESAAAVSPKALETVQK; encoded by the coding sequence ATGAAACTCACGGAAGCTATCAAGAGTAGCTTCGTCGCGGGACTGATACTGGTCGCACCGCTGGCCGTCACGCTGTACGTTCTCCGGTTCCTCGTCAACTGGTCGCTACAATTCGTCACGCCGGTCGCCCGCGCCGCGGGACTCGCACGGTATACGGGGAACGTGGAGGTCGCCGCCCAGTTTCTCGCCGTCGTCCTGATCGTCACGGGGATCGTAATCCTCGGCTTTCTCACCCGCCAGAGCGTCGGCCGGCACCTGTTCGGCAACATCGGCCGACTCATCAACGTCGTGCCGCTCGTGAGCACGATCTACTCGAGCGTGCGCCAGGTCGCGGATTCGCTCGTCGAGCGAAAGACCGGCTACGAGAGCGTCGTCCTGGTCGAATACCCACGCGAAGGCGTCTACATGATCGGCCTCGTCACTGGCGCGAGCCCGGCACCGGTCGAGGAGGTGGCCGGGCGGGACGTCTACAACGTCTTCCTGCCGAACAGTCCGAACCCGACTGCCGGGCGGCTGGTGTTGCTTCCGGAAGACCAGGTCCACGAGATCGATATGAGCGTCCGACGCGGAATGCGCCTCGTAGTGACGACGGGAATGGGCGACGAGTCCGAATCAGCGGCTGCGGTCTCGCCGAAGGCACTCGAGACCGTACAGAAGTGA
- a CDS encoding Zn-ribbon domain-containing OB-fold protein, producing the protein MSDSETVDDAGFDEWLAAAEEDGAYYLECENGHGSLPPRRVCPDCGSLELSEVEMPETGVIETFNVTYVPTPAFEDDAPYATAVADFGPVRVTGQVVDVDLSAVETGLDVEIQVTVSETTGERVLGLRPV; encoded by the coding sequence ATGAGCGACTCCGAGACTGTCGACGACGCCGGCTTCGACGAGTGGCTCGCAGCCGCCGAAGAGGACGGGGCGTACTACCTCGAGTGCGAAAACGGCCACGGCTCCCTGCCGCCTCGTCGGGTCTGCCCGGACTGTGGCTCGCTCGAGCTCTCGGAGGTCGAGATGCCCGAAACCGGTGTGATCGAAACGTTCAACGTTACGTACGTCCCGACGCCGGCGTTCGAGGACGACGCGCCGTACGCGACGGCCGTCGCGGACTTCGGGCCCGTTCGCGTCACCGGGCAGGTCGTGGACGTCGATCTCTCGGCCGTCGAAACGGGCCTCGACGTCGAAATCCAGGTCACGGTCTCCGAAACGACCGGCGAGCGCGTCCTCGGGCTTCGGCCGGTCTAA
- a CDS encoding thiolase C-terminal domain-containing protein, which translates to MSNVRVAGTGLTPFGNTPERTSRDLFAEATVDAFEDSTVPRDDVEAVLYGNFMGELSEHQGHQGPLMAEAAGVRAPATRYESACASAGTAVREAVKRIRTGENDVLLVGGAERMNNLGTAGATEALAIAADDLWEVRAGMTFPGAYALMAQAYFDEFGGEHEDLAHIAVKNHANALTNDKAQYQRAIEVSDVLEAPPVSEPLGLYDACPISDGAAALVLTSEEYAADHDLDAPVAITGTGQGGDRMALHDREHLARSPAARRAGEEAYADAGIDASDVDLAEVHDCFTIAEVLALEALDVEPIGEGISAARDGRTTADGDTPVNLSGGLKAKGHPVGATGASQIAEVTKLLAGTHPNSDHVPDATTGLAHNAGGTVASATVHVLEVMDQ; encoded by the coding sequence ATGAGTAACGTACGAGTCGCAGGCACAGGGCTAACGCCGTTCGGGAACACGCCCGAACGGACCAGTCGAGACCTCTTCGCGGAGGCCACCGTCGACGCCTTCGAGGACAGCACCGTTCCTCGCGACGACGTCGAGGCCGTCCTCTACGGGAACTTCATGGGCGAGCTCTCCGAACACCAGGGTCATCAGGGGCCGCTGATGGCCGAAGCGGCGGGCGTCCGAGCGCCCGCGACCCGCTACGAATCCGCGTGTGCCTCGGCCGGCACCGCCGTTCGAGAGGCCGTCAAACGGATCCGTACCGGCGAGAACGACGTCCTCCTCGTCGGCGGTGCAGAGCGGATGAACAACCTCGGTACGGCGGGTGCGACCGAGGCGCTCGCGATCGCCGCGGACGACCTCTGGGAGGTGCGCGCCGGGATGACGTTCCCCGGCGCGTACGCGCTGATGGCACAGGCCTACTTCGACGAGTTCGGCGGCGAACACGAAGACCTCGCCCACATCGCCGTCAAGAACCACGCGAACGCTCTCACCAACGACAAGGCCCAGTACCAGCGCGCGATCGAGGTCTCGGACGTCCTCGAGGCGCCACCGGTTTCGGAACCGCTCGGCCTCTACGACGCCTGTCCGATCTCCGACGGCGCCGCGGCGCTCGTCCTCACCAGCGAGGAGTACGCCGCGGACCACGACCTCGATGCACCGGTCGCGATCACCGGCACCGGACAGGGCGGTGATCGGATGGCACTGCACGACCGCGAGCACCTCGCGCGCTCGCCCGCCGCACGCCGTGCCGGCGAGGAAGCCTACGCCGATGCTGGTATCGATGCGAGCGACGTCGACCTCGCGGAGGTCCACGACTGCTTTACGATCGCCGAAGTGCTCGCACTCGAGGCGCTGGACGTAGAGCCGATCGGGGAAGGTATCTCCGCGGCTCGCGACGGGCGGACGACCGCCGACGGCGACACGCCGGTCAATCTCTCGGGCGGCCTGAAGGCGAAGGGACACCCGGTCGGCGCGACCGGCGCCTCCCAGATCGCCGAGGTAACGAAGCTCCTGGCCGGCACCCACCCCAACAGCGATCACGTCCCCGACGCGACGACCGGTCTCGCCCACAACGCGGGTGGCACGGTCGCGAGTGCGACGGTTCACGTCCTGGAGGTGATGGACCAATGA